The nucleotide window CATACTTATGTTGAGGGAAAATCTACTCTGGGTAGGTTGATGCTCTGGTTGAACCCGTTCCATCCTTCGATACCCTGGCCTAACTTGATGGCTTCCTTGAAGGTCTGTGAGAAGAAAGACTGGCCTACCGGGATGAACCTGAGGCGCAAAGTGAAAACAAGCCCCCAACAAGTAAGAAAAGCATGCAAAATGATCGATACTAACGACGCAAAGGGTAGAGAGTTGTTGTTACCCCGTGTTATTCCGTTCGTTGAGCATGATGTCACACAACACAATGTCGAGCACGTGCAGTGGATGCGCTGGTATGACCGTGGAGATACCATCCATGAGCATCTGCAACTGTTGTAGGCTGACCAGGGTGGCGTGCTTGATGGTCACCTTGAACTTCCTTTCCCGCATGCAAACATACATGGCATGGGGAATCTGATCACCTCATCTTGTCATGTCACGGGGCAAAATGACTAACTAACTGAGTTTACCATTGCCTAGATGGACCTGGCTTGTAGTCAGGAAAGGTGATCTCAAACTCCTTGGTGTTGAATGGCAGCTCACCGAGAGTGTACAGGCTCTTGCGGCCACCTTGGTAGTACATACGGCCATGGCTACCATGATCTCCTCCTTGGTTGCCCACGACCAACGCTATCTCCTTAGTAGTAACCACGGCCATGGCCGCCGCCACCTGCACCATCACTGTCCTTGGTAGTATTCACGCCCATGACAACACCATCATCGGGATTTCCGCGGCCTCAGTAATATTGCCCGTCACCGCAGCCACCATGCTCCATCTGAGAAGCTTCTGGGTTTGCCCAACCACCACCACGCTCCCCTCGACTCGCCATCTCCCCCTCACCAAGAGCAACACTCACGCTTGTATAAGAGGTGAAGCGACCCACACGTGTGCACTAGCCGTCTCTGCCTTGTGGAAGGGGAAGGAGAAAGAAACAGACCAAAGGGGAAGTGCATGGGACGGGAGAAGGGAGGAGCGGCGGCACAAGGTTATTGCGGATATGTTCGTCTTGATCTGGTGCCTAGAGAAAGAAGGGTTAGGGAGGCGTGATTGGGTAATATTGATCAGAAATCAGGGAGTTAGGTGCAGGGTCGAGGATGTGGAGCGTTAGGATGATTGGCAAATCATGGCGTCTGGTTGGCAGAACATTTCATCAGAGACATTGATCTAACTGGCATACCATTAATGTAATGTGGGCAGTATGATATGTTTAGTTGATTTGATCGGAGGGTTCTTGTTATCTTGGGTATAGTTTAATGTGTGGATTTAGGGCAATTTATGTTTGCTCTTTTAATACTAGTGGCGATAAAGTTAATCTTCTTAGATATCAAGTGGATGTTACACTTCTCAATAAAATAGGGTTGTACTTTTCCATAAAATCTGGTGGAAGCTACACTTTTCACTAAACTGAAATTATGGCTTTTCAGAAGTCTACTGAGGCTTAAAAAACTAAATGAGAATCAACAGTACTATATTTATTTAAGCTACGGTGATATATTCATTAGTTGCCACCTTAAAGGTTTTCTTTAACCGTGAAGGGGTTCAGCTTCCTTTCGAGTGGTGCTTACATTTACAATGTAAAATATTTAATCCCCTTATAAAATGATTGCGCCCACAGCTCACTAGTGTCCCTTCAAGAGTGAAACACCTTGTGTGTTGCGCTTCTATCAACTTGGCTAAAATGTATGCAGGGATATAGGTTGGAATGTAAGCAAGTCCATTTAATTTCCCATTTAGTACCTTCCAATCCATATAACCAAACGAATTTGTCAAATATAAATATTTAACAAAGAAAATATCTATGCAAATATACCCCATTCGTATGTTGCTCACTATATTCAATGATCCACTCAGAAAAAAATATCAGAAAGTGGAAAGCCACCACACATATCTATGTCCAAGAGCACTAAAAAATAAAGTGTTCAGTTTATCGATAGTTGAGAAGCTTAAACAAAGACAAATACTCTCCAAGAAGAGGTGTGTAACAAGGAGGGACATGAATTCGAAGCTCCCACTACCTTCTTTCTTTGAGTTGAACACTTTTCACTTGTGGTTATTGCCTACCGGTAAACTCCCGCACTTCCTTCTTTTGATTGAGGGGGGCATACATCTTCCTTCTTTGGTTGGATCTAGGTGAGAAAGTTATAGGAAGGATGTGTGCTCAAACAAGTCTGAATTAAGAAGGGGAGCGAGCAGTAAATACCCATTTGGGTATTGGCAAATCACAGTCATACTTCTTAGAGTGGGGTGGAGCACCAGCACCTTAAGCTGCACCAGTATCTTAGTAAGATAGACACCGATTAAGAAACCGAGAAGTCTAGATTATGGAGACTCTTTAAGTTTTACTCTGATTTCCTATGTCCATACAACTCCACTTTAGACCAAGCATATTGTATGTATCATTGCCCTTATTATAGGGTTCATAGAATCCGCCTTCACCCTTCGAAGAAAATATGGTGGCCGAAGACAAGGTACGTAAATTAGTAGAGTTGCTCTTACTTTTAGAATATATCGTTGATCAAAACTTGGTTCTCATGGAGGAGTGTTTGAGGAGCGAAAATAAGAAGAAGCTACCACACGAAGTGAAAACCGATGCTAAGAGCGGGATATTATTATCTATGAGAGAGAACTGCTTGGCCAATGATGAGAAAGAATTGGTGGGTACGAAATATATGGATATCTTAAGATAATCAAGATCATCTATGCCGTGAATGAGATCTCTCCTATTACGAACCTCCGTGATGAAATCAATCGATGACATGTTTGCAATCCAAACTTTAGAATACATTAATTGGCAAGTAAGAAAATTCCCACATCATTCATGCATCCTGGTAAGTGGAAACATAATGCAAGGAATACATGTCACAGACTTATGCTGAGGGAAAATCTACTCTGGGCAGGTCTGATGCTCTGGTTGAACCCGTTCCATCCTTCGATACCCTGGCCTAACTTGGTGGCTTCCTTGAAGGTCTGTGAGAAGAAAGACCGGCCTACCGGGACGAACCTGGGGCGCACAGTGAAAACAAGCCCCCAACAAGTAAGAAAAGCATGCAAAATGATCGATACTAACGACGCAAAGGGTAGAGAGTTGTTGTTACCCCGTGTTATTCCGTTCGTTGAGCACGATGTCACACAACACAATGTCGAGCACGTGCAGTGGATGCGCCGGTATGACCGTGGAGATCCCGTCCATGAGCCTCTGCAACTTTTGTAGGCTGGCCAGGGTGGCGTGCTTGATGGTCACCTTGAACTTCCTTTCCCGCATGCAAACATACATGGCATGGGGAATCTGATCACCTCATCTTATCATGTCATGGGACAAAATGACTAACTAACTGAGTTTACGATTGCCTAGATGGACCTGGCTTGTAGTCAGGAAAGGTGATCTCAAACTCCTTGGTGTTGAATGGCAGCTCACCGAGAGTGTACAGGCTCTTGCGGCCACCTTGGTATTACATACGGCCATGGCTGCCATCATCGCCTCCTTTGTTGCCCACGACCAACGCCATCTCCTTGGTAGTAACCACGGCCATGGCCACCGCCACCTGCACCGTCACCGCTACTCTATCCTTGGTAGTATTCGCGCCCACGACAACACCATCATCGGGATTGCCGCCGCCTGGTCAACCACCGCGGCCTCCGTAATACTTCCCGTCACCGCAGGCACCATGCTCAATCCAAGCAGCTTTTGGGTTTTCCCAGCCACCACCGCGCTCCCCTCGACTCGCCATCTCCCCCTCACCAAGGGCAACACTCACGCTTGTAGTAGAGGTGATGCGACCCACACGATGAGCGCTAGTCGTCTCTGCCTTGTGGAAGGGGAAGGAGAAAGAAATAGACCAAAGGGGAAGTGCATGGGACGGGAGAAGGGAGGAGTGGTGGCACAAGGTTATTGCGGATATGTTCGTCTTGATCTGGTGCCTAGAGAAAGAAGGGTTAGGGAGGCATGATTTGGGTAGAATTGATGAGAAATAGGGGAGTTAGGTGAGGGGTCGAGGACATGGAGCGTTAGGATGATTAGCAAACCATGGCGTCTGGTTGGGAGAACATTTCATCAGAGACATTGATCTAACTGGCATACCATTAACGTAATGTGGGCGGTAGGATATGTTTAGTTGATTTGATTGGAGGGTTCTTGTTATCTCGGGTATAGTTTAATGTGTGGATTTAGGGCAATTTATGTTTGCTCTTTCAATACTAGTGGAGATAAAGTTAATCTTCTTAGATATCAAGTGGATGTTACACTTCTCAATAAACTGGGGTTGTACTTTTCCATAAAATCTGGTGGAAGCTACACTTTTCACTAAGCTGAAATTATGGCTTTTCAGAAGTCTATCGAGGCTTAAAAAAATCTAAATGAGAATCAACAGTACTATATTTATTTAAGCTACGGTGATATATTCATTAGTTGCCACCTTAAAGGTTTTCTTTAACCATGAAGGGGTTCAGCTTCCTTTCGAGTGGTGCTTACATTTACAACATAAAATATGTAATCCCTTATAAAATGACAGCCCTCATAGCTCACTAGTGTCCCTTCATGAGTAAAATGCCTTGTGTGTTGCGCTTCTATGAAATTGGCTAAAATGTATGCAGGCGTATAGGCTGGCATGTAAGCAAGTCCATTTAATTTCCCAGTTACTACCTTCCAAACCATACAACCAAACAAATTTGTCAAGAATAGATATTTAACATAGAAAATATCTATGCAAATATACCCCATTCCTATGTTTCTCATTATAATTCAACAATCCACTGAGGAAAAATATATTGGAAAATGGAAAGCCACCACACATATCTACGTCCAAGAGCACTAAAAAGGAAAGTGTTCAGTTTATCGATAGTTGAGAAGCTTAAAGAATGACACATAGTCACCAATAAGAGGTGTGTAATAGAGAGAGACATGACTTCGATGCTCCCACTACCTTCTTTCTGTGATTTGAGCACTTTTCAGCTTTGGTCATTGCCTACCGGTAAACTCACGTACTTCCTTCTACTGTTTGAGGGAGGCCATACATCTTCCTCCTTTGGTTGGATCCAGGTGAGAAAGTTATAGGAAGGTTGTGTGCTCAAACAAGTCTGAATTAAGAAGGGGAGCGAGCAGTAACTACCCATTTGGGTACTGGCAAATCACAGCATACTTCTTAGAGTGGGGTGGAGCACCAGCACCTTAAGGTGCACCAGTATCTTAGTAAGATAGACACCGATTAAGAAACCGAGATGTCTAGATTATGGAGACTCTCTAAGTTGTACTCTGATTTCCTATGTCCGTACTACTTCACTTTAGACCCAGCATATTGTATGTATCCTTCGCCTTATTTTAGGTTTAGAGAATCCGCCTTCACCCTTCGAAGAAAAAATGGTGGCCGAAGACAAGGTACATAAATTAATAGAGTTGCTCTTACTTTTAGAATATAATGTTGATCAAAACTTGCTTTTCATGGATGAAGTGTTTGAGGAGACAAAATAAGATGAAGTAGCTACACGAAGTGAAAGCCGGTGCTAAGAGCAGTATATTATTATCTATGAGAGAGAACTGCTTGGCCCATGATGAGAGAGTAGTGGTAGACACAAAAAATATGCATCTCTTAAGATAATCAAGATCATCAATGCCGTGAATGAGATCTCTCCTATTAAGAACCTCTGTGACGAAATCAATCGATGACATGTCTGCAATCCAAAGTTCAGAATACATTAATTGGCAGGTAAAAAAATTTCCCCATCATCCATGCGTCCTGGCATAACATCTTGCGGGTAAATGGAAACAGAATGCAAGGAATACATGTCATAGACCTATGCTGAGGAACAATCCTACTTTGGGTAGGTCTGATGCTCTGGTAGAACCCGTTCCATCCTTCGATACCCTGGCCTAACTTGATGGTCTGTGAGAAGAAAGGCCGGCCTACCGGGACGAACCGGAGGCGCACAGTGAAAACAAGCCCCCAACAAATAAGAAAAGCATGCGAAATGATCGATAATGACTAACGACACAAAGGGTAGAGAGAGTTGTTACCCCATGTTATTCCGTTCGTTGAGCATGATGTCGCGCAACACAATGTCGAGTACATGGAGCAGTTGCTCGGTATGTCCATGGAGATCCTGTTCATGAGCATCTGCAACTGCTGTAGGCTGACCAGGGTGGCGTGCTTGATGGTCACCTTGAACTTCCTCTCCCTCCTGCAAACATACATATCATGGGGAACCTGATCACCTCATCATGTCATGTCATGGGGCACACTGACTGACTAACTGACTTTAACTTTACCCAGATGGACTTGGCTTTTAGTCAGGTAAGGTGACCTCAGACTCCTTGGTGTTGAACCGCAGCTCGCCGATAGTGTACAGGCTCTTGGGGCCTTCTTGGTAGTACGTACGGCCATGGCTGCCCTTATCGCCTCCTTGGTAGTACCCACAGCCAACACCATCTCCTTGGTAGTAACCACGGCCACGGACGCCGCCACCGGCACCACTACCGCTACCCTGTCCTTGGTAGTATTCGCGCTCATGGCTAGCACTATCATCTGGATTGCCGCCGCCTAGTCCACCACTGCGGCCTCCGTAATACGGCCCGTCACTACAGCCACCATGCACCGCCTAAGCAACTTATGGGTTTGCCCAGCCACCGCCACGCTCCCCTCGACTCGCCATCTCCCCCTCATCAAGCGCAACACTCATGCATGTACTAAAAGTGAAGCGAGCCACACTTATGCGCTAGTCGTCTCTACCTTGTGGAAggggaagaagaaagaaacataTCAAAGGGGAAGCGCACAGGATGGGAGAAGGGAGGAGCGACAGCGCAAGGTTGTTGCGGATCCGTTCTTCTTGATCTGGTGCCTAGAAAAAGGAGGGTCGGGGATGCATGATTCGGATGGAATTGATCGAAAATCAGGGAGTTGCAGGAGGGTATCGAGGACGCGGAGCGTTAGGATGATTGGCAAACCATGGCCGTATGTACTACCCATAGTACGTAAACTACTGCCCATATTACGTAATATGGGCAATAGGATATAGGCGTAGAGGAACCACACCAATCCATTCCGAATTTGGTGGTTAAACTCTACTGCGGTGACGATACTGTAGGGGAGGTCCTGCGGCAATGTTTAAGTTAGATTGGATCGGAGGGTTCTAGTTATCTTGTGTACAATTTGTTGTGTAGGCTTAGAGGAATTTATGTTTGCTTTTTTAATACTAGTGGCGATAAAGTTAATCTTCTTAGATATCAAACGGATCTTACAATTGGGGTTGTACTTTTCCATAAAATATGACGGAAGTTACACTTTTCACTAAATTGAAATTATGGCTTTTCAAAAGTCTGCTGAGCCTTAAAAAATTCTAAATAAGAATCAACAGTACTATATTTGTTTAAGCTACTGTGATATATTCGCCAGTTGCCGCCTTAAAAGTTTTCCTTGACCGTGAAGGGGTTCACCTTCCTTTCAAGTGGTGCTTACATTACAACATAAAATATTTAATCCCCTTACAAAATGATTGCGCTCACAGCTCACCAGTGTCCCTTCACGAGTAAAAGACCTTGTGTGTTGCGCTGCTATGAACTTGGCTAAAATGTATGCAGGTATATAGGCTGGCATGTAAGCAAGTCCATTTAATTTCCCAGTTACTACCTTCCAAACCATACAACCAAACAAATTTGTCAAATATAAATATTTAACAATGCAAACATACCCCGCTCCTATGTTCCTTATTATATTCAACGTTCCACTCAGAAAAAATATATCGGAAAGTGGAAAGCCACCACACATATCTACGTCCAAAAGCACTAAAAAAGAGTGTTCAGTTTATCGATAGTCCAGAAACTAAAAGAAACGACACATACTCAACAAGAAGAGGGGTGGAACAAAGAGGGACATGGCTAGGAACAGTTGGGTTCAGATTGTTGTTGCTAGCCTGCATTATACTGTGTTTGATTTATAATCTGTTGTGGAAAACAGCAACCAAACTAGAGACAAGTTCGTTATTAACATATTAAAATAGGGAAGTTGATACTGACTGAATGAACAAAGCTTGATTGGGTTAGGCAGGTTTGGATGCACACATATCATAGTTTGAGTTCCTGCCAATATTAAGTGACAGCTTAAACGGATGTGGAGTATCTGCTTCCGAGGTCAAATGCACCCTGGTGAACATAAAGTCAAAAAAATggtaaaaaatttaaaaaatgatttttttattaaacTTTGACAAATGTTTTGTATGCTCGTCAAATTTCAGTACAAAATGACATTTGTGGGAGCCATGACAAGAAAAAAATCAATGCTTCAAAAATGCTACTCCCCCGTCCTATAATGTAAAAGATTtattgacactagtgtagtgtcaaacaTCTGACATTACGGCACGGAGTAATACTTTTGAAAACATTTTGAGGTACTAATTTTGTCTTTTTGCAATGATTTCCACGAATGTCGTTTCGTGCTCAAATTTTGTAGGCATACAAAACATTTGTCTAAGTTTAGCACAAAAAAAAACtcagaattttttgaattttgtagGCAAACAAGATGCATTTGAGCTCGGATCAGAATAGGACCTTCGAGCTCAAAGCACATATAACCAAACAATTAGTGGTTGCAGCTGAAGACTGCAAGGTAACAGAGTGAATTAATGGGGTGAGCTGAAGACTAGAATCTCAATGGGCACAGTGCAAATGATAAATCATAATCTTGGAAGAAACTGCTAGGTACCATGAGTTCATTAGGTAAAAGGGTTTATGAATCTCCGAAATACCCAATGACCCATAAACATCAACATCGCAAAAGTAAGAGAAACCTCAACCACATGTTTAAATAGAAATGACAAAGCACCTAACCCTACCGCAACCCTCCGCGAACTTGGTACTACTATTAAATACCAGTCATTCTCTACCATCAGCGTCAGCAAAACACATTCATTCACTAAAGCTAGCAAGTCATTTGCAGAGGCAAGCTTTACAGATAAAACAGCGTACATAACATAACAGAATCTACATTCAGCATTGGCAATCTCCACCACAGGATGAGGTTCCTGATGCCTCCCGTGCTTAAACATTTTGCCACGCATAGCAGAGTTAATAAAAGGAATAAGAAATCCACACAAAATTCCCAGTTATGTTTCCTGCTCTGATCTTTCCAGAATGGCAGGACAGATCTGCATCAGACCACGAAAAAACAACAGCATGCAGGTTGACGTTTTCAACACGTTGTTCGGCGCACCTTCATAACAAGTTTTGGGGGTGTGCTCCATCACAATAACTCATTTCATACCTGAAGGGTCTGCCTAAATAATATTAATCTTTATCTTCCTAGGCGGTGTTCCAGGTTTTGAGTTGCCGGTTCCAGCTTTCCCTTTCTTATCAGAAGGCTTAAGGATCTGGAATGAGCATGTTAGTGAATCATCTATGCTCATCATGGCACCAGCATTGTCAAACTCGCCACAATAGTTGGGTGCAGAGAATATGGTTACGAGCTGACGCTTTGCAAAGAATTCATATCCATCCTCCACCACCTGTGCATAGAAGATTCAGTGTAAGAAAGTGAATGGTAAACAGAGGCAACTTTGCTATGCGAAGATCCACTGAGAATAGCTAACCTAGAGTTATATGACTTGTAGTAATCCAAGCTAACCCAATGTACTTATTGTAGAAGCGGTTAAAATATCAGCAATTGTGAACTGAATTAAGTTCAAAATTGCATGAAGAAGACTACTATACATTGCATAAAGTCTTTAACCAAGTTTATGACCCATGGCCTCAACACATGAAATGGCAGATAATGACTTGCTGTGTCCAATATCAGATGATAAATTCAACCTATAGACATGCACGCACCTCATCAACAATTTGTAAACAAGTTCTCTTGCAACTAATAAGAAGTGTATTTTGCAATATCAATACAGAAATTAACCAGTGCACTTCATTTTCCACAAAATGCATGTTTAaatatggggggggggggggggggggggggtatggcGTACTAGGTTGTTGCATGCAAGTTGAACAATTCTTTATACAACATCTATTTGTAGTCAATTGAGATGCCAAATGAAAATATGTGCTCAGTACCAAATGATGAACAATACCTATGGTAAATCAAATTGTGCTACTTGCTAGAAACTTCAAGATGAGAATGAAGGCATACCTGGTGAGCCCTGCAGACCAAATCTAGATCATGTTTCTCAAGGAACTCTGCAACCTTATCAGCTCCGAAAGTGTATGACACACCCCTGTCATTCTCACCCCAGCCATCAACATCTTTATCAGGGTCTGACCATAGCAGATCACAGAGGAGACCATGGTCCGGAATATCCACAGGACGGGCAATGTTACGTATCTGGTCCATGTTCTTTAAATCAGGTGATAAACCCCCATGCATGCACAGGATCTTGTCATCAATAAGTGCAGCCACAGGAAGGCAGTTAAAACAGTCAGTAAAAACCTTCCAGAGACGAACATTGAACCTCCTCTTGCATTCATCAAAGAATCCATAGATTCTGTTGATAGAGGCACATTCATGGTTTCCCCTAAGGAGAAAGAAGTTCTCCGGGTACTTAATCTTGTAAGCAAGGAGAAGGCATATCGTTTCAATACTCTGTTTGCCACGATCAACATAGTCACCCAGAAACAAATAGTTCGCCTCCGGTGGGAAACCACCATACTCAAATAATCGAAGAAGATCAGAATATTGGCCATGGATGTCCCCTGTCAGTGAGTAAATAGCATATCAGTTAAATGCCAAACGTACTTTTAAATCATCATATTGTTGTAAATTCAGATGGCAGATTTGGCAAAAGAGTTTACAATACTAATCCTGAGGTAAATTATGAGTCTATTCGTGAAAAGAAAGAAGTGTGGTATAGTATATACCTGCTAATATAACATACACTCAACACACTAACACAGTACAGAACGTGGGCAATTAGTCTTTTCATGGTACTGTTTATATTATAAagctataccttcagctggacacAATCATATACTAGAGGAAGCCAATTCGAAATGTCACAAGAAACTATGCCCACTTAACAAAACTACGTTCACCTCAGCTGCAAATTCCTGAAATAAACTAACACAATCTGGATTTTGCAATTTGGTGAAAACAGATTATCTGCTCCAGCTTGGAATCTGTGGACTCCAGTACCGACCCCCACTACTGCAGCAGTTTCATAATCTGGAATGGATCCATGTGTTTGTGGCTGACAAGTCAACTGTGACTATGGGGTTGAAACATGCATTCTGAGACATTCATGTATGTTCCGTGCATGCTGGCTGAGGAAAAATGAATGAACAGGGTCTCACTCTTCCCTTTTAAAAACACAGCATCCGTAGGAACAATTCCTAGGACTCACAACAGGTCAACTTGTCAAGATTAGATAAAGTGTGCTGCACTGCTGCTACAGAAAGTTTCATGGGCTTTCAAGTTAAGGGATACACGTTGCTCAACTGCCGTGTTTATTTTCTGTTGTTGGGGAAAGCCATAGCTTAATCTGTTCACTTCTCTAATAGTATGAACAGCCTGTCCCTCAAACAGTCCTTAAGCGCTAATATAGTATTGTATTGGTAAAAGAAACATGTCGCCACGAAGAGCTTTAACAGTTAGCACCATCTTTTATATATAAAGAAACGAAGACCAGAAAGCGATTTGAGGTTTGACATTGAAATCAAACTCCAGAAGCTCTGCCACGCTTCTCTAAGACGGACGAATTCATCAGCCAGTCAACGCGAAAAACATGAGAGGAAGATGAATCGTACAGAGAGCTCGCTGAGCCTCCCCAGAGAGAACATCTGTTCAATCCAAGATGCTACACCAGAACAGCGAACCCACTAGAACTTCTTTTCGCCAGAAGATAGCAGGAATTCCTATACCACCAAGCAAAAACTAAAAGGCAGCGGCTTTAAACCACGGGGGCGCCTGAACTTAGCACAGAAGGGCCATCACGGGCAGGCCGAATTCGAAAGCATCCAGAGGCGCGGCTCGCCACGCACGAAGCAGCCGCACATGACACGGCGCAAGGCAGCCTACGGACGGAGCGCAGAGCCATCGACAGACAGCAGAAGCGAGGCGCGCACGAGGGGGGAGGGGACGGGTTAGGCAGGAAGCGGGTGTCCTTACCGCAGACTTTGATGGGGGCCTCGAGCTCGAGGAGGTTGGGCTGGCTGAGGAAGACGTCCTTGGCGGCGGCGCAGAGGCGGCGGATCTCCGCGTCGGAGAGCTGCGCGGGGCGCACCGTCCGGCCGCCACGCGCCTCCAGGAGCCGCCGGATCACGTCGTCGAGCGCCGCCGCGTCCATCGCCCGGGCGCCTCGGTGGGGGTGAGGGGAGGAGGGTAAGCCCCGGTCGGGCGGCCGCGGGGAGCGGTCGGgtcgggcggggcggcggcggcggcgggtggctgGATAAACCCTAGCCGTGCGTGCCTATTTGGTTCCGCCCGAGCCGACGGGtggagaggggaggggaggggagggggcaaCGGAAAGAAAACGCGTAGAGAGGGGAgagcgggggtgggggtgggggtgggggtggctcGAGATATTATTGTTGCGTGGTTTGGAAACCGAGCCCGCGGGGGGCGGCAGTCAGGGCCGGACGTGTCACTGACTTGGACTGGCTCTAGGGCTAGAGCCCGGTCGGCACGGCCTGTCCTCGTCATCCAGAGAGTATAATAAATTTTGAAAAGTCCCCTCAATTTTTCTAAAAAAGTTTAACGGACTGCCATAGAAAACTAGCAGGACGGTGCGTCTCGTTTAGGTCAGTACAGACGCACGCACCCAAACATATGCAATCCACCCATCTTTATGAATGCACACATACAAATCCTACCTTATGAGTATTTTTGAGAGACTGAGTCTACACATCATCCTCGGATTTACGAAGTCGTCACAGACACCTTCGCAGTCGATGGGAATGTCTCCTCCTATCGTCGAAAGACCtaaaataaattcagaaaaatgCAACAATTGGTGTTAAGTCTAAAACATGCATTTAATCATCCACTCAAATGTTGATCCGCTCGTTTAATTTAGTGTTGATGTGTCATTTGAGTATGGAGATTTGGTTTCGTTTTTTATTCCTAAACCTAAGTCTTCGTTTCTTATTTTCTGGGAGGTGGTTTACTCAAGCAAAAGTGTTGCCCATTGTTGTGTTTGCCCCCTGCATTGTTGATTTTTCAGCAACGTGGGGCATCCTAAGAACATGGGCAGCGGTTCTGGAAAAGCAAATGTGTGCCACTGTCAGGGCATGGCCAATGGTATGCTTCAAAGCCAATGCCTCGCAGCCAACTAGGACAAAGCTTGAATTTTAATAAATGTTCAATCATGTTTGGTCAGGCATGCCCACTGGTCAACCAGGAGGATGTTCGGGCAGTTTTAAATGTAACCATGCCAGTATTTGAGGAGAAATACCTGGGACTCCCTACTCCAGATGGGAGAATGTCCAAGGGGCGTTTTCAAAATCTGCAAGCAAGCCTCACAAAACGTTTGATCCAATGGGGAGATGGTTGGCTTGCACAACCTGGCAGAGAGGTGTTGATTAAGTCTGTAGCCCAAGCTCTTCCTACATACATAATGGGTGTTTTCAAGCTTCCATTCTTTGTTTGTGATGACTTAACAAGGATGGTTAGAAACTTTTTTGGGGGTATAAAGAAGGGAGAAGAAAAGTACATTGGAAGGCGTGGGATAGATTGGTTCAGCCAAAGAGAAATGGAGGGTTGGGATTCCGTGATTACAGAATTTTCAACCAAGCTCTCCTTGCACGACAAGCTTGGCGACTTATTGACAGGCCGGACAGTCTATGCGCACGCTTACTCAAGGCCAAGTATTACCCAGACGGAAAGCTGGAAGATACAGTTTTCCCAGGCAATGCTTCGTCATCTTGGCAAG belongs to Triticum urartu cultivar G1812 chromosome 7, Tu2.1, whole genome shotgun sequence and includes:
- the LOC125519723 gene encoding serine/threonine-protein phosphatase PP1; this encodes MDAAALDDVIRRLLEARGGRTVRPAQLSDAEIRRLCAAAKDVFLSQPNLLELEAPIKVCGDIHGQYSDLLRLFEYGGFPPEANYLFLGDYVDRGKQSIETICLLLAYKIKYPENFFLLRGNHECASINRIYGFFDECKRRFNVRLWKVFTDCFNCLPVAALIDDKILCMHGGLSPDLKNMDQIRNIARPVDIPDHGLLCDLLWSDPDKDVDGWGENDRGVSYTFGADKVAEFLEKHDLDLVCRAHQVVEDGYEFFAKRQLVTIFSAPNYCGEFDNAGAMMSIDDSLTCSFQILKPSDKKGKAGTGNSKPGTPPRKIKINII